The Halorubrum sp. BV1 genome contains the following window.
GTGTGTAATCGTTCACTCATGGCGTAACCCTCTCCCGGTAACTGAACACTGCCCGAGAGCGATCTTGCCCAATAGACGGCGGAACCGAACTTAAAACGACCGGAACGTGTCGCCGAAAACCCGACGAAAGAACACGATCTATCAGGTGTTACCGGCGATCGCGGGGAAAACGATCCGGACCGAACGCACCGATCGAAACGCTTGGGCCGGTCGCGCTCGGACGCCGAGATATGACGTCACCCCGCGTCGTCTCGCTCGCGCCCAGCGCGACGGCGACCGTCTCGGCTCTGGGTGCCGCAGACCTGCTCGTCGGGGTCACCGCCCACTGCGATCCGCCCGGCGACTCCGGCGGGGCGCACGGCGGAGGCGGCCTGCCCGAACCCGTCGGCGGCTGGCTGAACCCCGACCTCGACCGCGTCGCCGCCCTCGATCCGGACGCGGTCCTCACGAGCGACGAGTTACAGGCCGATCTCGCCGCGGCGTGTCGCGACCGCGGACTCCCGGTATGTCACCGCGAGCCGGCCGACCTCGACGCGGTCGTCGAGACGTTCGCGGCCCGCGGCGACGACGTGGGGCGGTCGGTGGCCGGCGAGCGGCTCGCGTCCGCGGCCCGCGATCGACTCGATCGCGTCGCGGCGGCGGTCGCCGGCCGGCCCCGCCCGACCGTCTACTGTGAGGAGTGGTCTGACCCGCCGATGGCCGCCGGGAACTGGGTCCCCGACGCCGTCCGCGCCGCCGGCGGCAGGTACCCTTTCGTCGACGCCGGCGAGCGCTCGCGCGAGATAGGCCTTGACGCGGTCGCCGCGGCCGACCCGGATCACGTCATCGTCCACGTCTGCGGGCACGGCGATCGGATCGACCCCGCAACCGTCGACGACCGCGACTGGGCGGTGGACGCGCCGACCCACGTGATCGACGACTCGCTTTTGAACCAGCCGAGCCCGGCTCTGATCGACGGGATCGAGCGACTGGCGCGGGTGTTTCACCCCGCGGCGTTCCCGTCGTCCGACCGGGGCGAAGAGGGAGACGCGTGACCGCGTACCAGGTCGGCGTGGGCAGCGGCAATCCGGTGAAGCGGCGCGCCGTCGAACAGGTGCTCGACGCGGACGCGATCGAGTCGGTCCCCGTTCCGTCCGGAGTGAGCGAGCAGCCGGTCGGTCACGCCGAGACGATTGCG
Protein-coding sequences here:
- a CDS encoding helical backbone metal receptor, encoding MTSPRVVSLAPSATATVSALGAADLLVGVTAHCDPPGDSGGAHGGGGLPEPVGGWLNPDLDRVAALDPDAVLTSDELQADLAAACRDRGLPVCHREPADLDAVVETFAARGDDVGRSVAGERLASAARDRLDRVAAAVAGRPRPTVYCEEWSDPPMAAGNWVPDAVRAAGGRYPFVDAGERSREIGLDAVAAADPDHVIVHVCGHGDRIDPATVDDRDWAVDAPTHVIDDSLLNQPSPALIDGIERLARVFHPAAFPSSDRGEEGDA